A stretch of Rhinoderma darwinii isolate aRhiDar2 chromosome 4, aRhiDar2.hap1, whole genome shotgun sequence DNA encodes these proteins:
- the LOC142761157 gene encoding uncharacterized protein LOC142761157, translating to MPRQMDVGKLIRLVQERPEVWNTHAESYHDRTLKEAAWEQIAEALFEQEWADSRTRDRLQIVDDVKRRWRSSRDQFRREHGSGARSGDGGPQKRRYMYYDQLLFLREIMDMRPTSDTLDASEEEARPQCSQASQSAAPLVALTPEATREDPGPVASAPEAGQPDQVAPRQAAPRRRRPGNPPAAAQVDARVLEYLRRAADEDQHDFFCRSMAPLMRRVPEDRLVRLQINMLSLIDCATPPLSPGRCFTSLEHWRSVYMPSARAHVPRPSQPAPVFSQMAQYPPAPRYLSPAPMPGPVHHFPQYSIPGPSLQAHMQPQGYHPQYQPQYAVQEQAPQGRGQQSGAERSGYSSPTHAYQNL from the exons ATGCCTCGGCAGATGGATGTTGGGAAGCTCATTAGGTTAGTTCAGGAGCGGccggaggtctggaacacccatgcggagtcgtaccatgaccgcacattgaaggaggcagcatgggagcagatagcagaggcgctatttgagcaggagtgggccgacagccgcacccgtgaccggctacaaattg tggacgatgtaaagagacggtggcgcagCTCGAGGGACCAGTTCCGTCGAGAACATGGATCCGGCGCCCGTAGCGGAGATGGTGGTCCCCAAAAACGGCGCTACATGTACTACGAccagctgttgttcctgcgggaaataatggacatgcgacc aactagcgacactctggatgcttcagaagaggaggcacggcccCAGTGTAGCCAGGCGTCCCAATCCGCTGCTCCCCTGGTCGCCCTCACCCCGGAGGCCACTAGAGAGGATCCTGgtccagtcgcctcagcgcctgaagcaggacaaccggaccaagtggcacctagacaagcagcaccccgccgcagacgtCCTGGTAACCCACCCGCAGCTGCACAGGTGGACGCCCGTGTTCTTGAGTACCTGCGCCGTGCAGCCGATGAGGACCAGCATGATTTTTTTTGCCGGAGCATggcacctttgatgcggcgggtacCAGAGGATAGGTTGGTGCGGCTGCAAATAAATATGCTGTCGCTAATCGACTGTGCGACACCCCCGCTAAGTCCAGGCCGGTGCTTTACTTCTCTGGAGCACTGGCGTAGTGTATATATGCCCTCAGCGCGTGCCCATGTGCCAAggccctcccaacctgcccccgtcttctcgcagatggcgcaataccctcctgccccaagatacctctcccctgccCCAATGCCTGGGCCAGTCCATCACTTTCCTCAATACTCCATACCTGGGCCAAGTTTACAGGCTCACATGCAGCCTCAGGGTTACCACCCGCAGTATCAACCCCAATATGCTGTGCAGGAACAGGCTCCTCAGGGCCGGGGACAGCAGAGTGGTGCGGAACGGTCGGGTTACAGCTCGCCGACCCATGCCTATCAGAATCTTTAG